The DNA sequence CAGGCGCAGCAACGCCGTTCCACTCCGACGAGCATTCATGTTTAATAAATCGACTAATCTATCTAGTAATCGAAGTAACGAAACGTCAAGGGGCGCCTGTGGTTATTGCGCGGGCGTCGTTCAGTTGCTGCGATTGGGAACGATCAACTCTTGTGGGCGGCGTTGTGCCGGAGCCAGGCGATTTGCCGGCGGGCGCGCAGAAGGGCGGTCAGTGCCGCGCCGATCGAGATCAACAGCAGCGCGGCCCAGAGGATTTCCCCGTCGCCAAGCCAAAGACCTTCAAGGGCCGAGAGGACCGCAGCCAGCGTGATTGTGGCCATACGGTGCTGTTTGGCCATGGGGCCGGAGAAGTCACTCGGAGCGCCGTTGGCGCGGCCGAGTTCGCGCACATAGGCCGTCAGCACCGCGAAGGCGGCTGCGGCAAAGCCTAAGGCGGGAGCGCCAATCCCGTATCCGGCACCGACGAAGATGAAGATATCGGCGACACGATCCGGAAACTCGTTCCAGAACGGACCGTCGGCTTCGCCCTTGCCGCCCTCGACGGCGACCATGCCGTCGAAGAGGTTGCAGAGCAGACGCAACTGGCAGAAGAGGGCGGCAGCGATGAACAGAGCGACCCTTGACCCGTCCTGGGTTTCGCCCGTCAGCCAGAAGGCAAGCCCGGCAAAGGCGGCGGCCAGCATGCTTGCCTGCGAGATCCGGTTGGGCGTGATGTTCATGGACG is a window from the Ensifer adhaerens genome containing:
- a CDS encoding CDP-alcohol phosphatidyltransferase family protein, whose protein sequence is MTETGDRRPLASRNTRWAQAIARRLASMNITPNRISQASMLAAAFAGLAFWLTGETQDGSRVALFIAAALFCQLRLLCNLFDGMVAVEGGKGEADGPFWNEFPDRVADIFIFVGAGYGIGAPALGFAAAAFAVLTAYVRELGRANGAPSDFSGPMAKQHRMATITLAAVLSALEGLWLGDGEILWAALLLISIGAALTALLRARRQIAWLRHNAAHKS